TCACGAGCATCCGCTGCGACTttgacgtgcgcgagcgaaCCGGCCGCCtgcctgcggcgctgctggcacgcatgcgcgcagcgcgcttcAAAGAGCACAAGTTTGTCTGTGCCggcaccgcctcgggcggcaTCGGCATCTGGGAGTGGGACGCGGGCGAGGCGTACCAGGAGGCGGACCAGCTCGCGTGGCAGCagtgtgccgcgccgcagctggtcgtcggcgacgcccaggccgcgcccgcgctcgtgctcgagggcCATACGAATGCGATcaccgcgctcgacatTACGCCGTCGCTCCTCTTTGCCGGCAGTGAGGACGGGAcggtcaaggcgctcgatccGCTGACCGGGCACGTCGTCCGCGTATTTAacgagcgcacggcacggCGGCAGCCTGCGCGCATGCTTGCGAGTGGCGAGCTGAGCCCCGAGCATGCCGCGCGCTTCCGTGTGAACCAAATTGTGGCGGATGACGACCTGTTTGTCGCGGCGATCGGCCCCCAGGTCCTGGcctggcgcacgaccgctgccgccgaggcgcccgccgcggaAATCAAGGCGGCGGTgcccgcgcgccgcgcgcgtgccgccgagcggccgcgcatgcgcatGGACCTCGATCGCGCGGTGCAGGAAGAGCAGGAGCTCTTGCaagccgagcggcgcgagcgccaggcgacgcatgcgcggcgcgacgctgcccaAGCCTCGATCCAAGgcgcgctggacgacgaggcggcgctggacTATGCGCTGATGCTGTCGCGCGAAGAGGCGCAGACCGACGAGCTGTCCTACGAGCTGCTGTAtgacgagctgcgtctcgaggcgagcgagggcgacagcgatgcggcgccgatcgcctcgCCTGAGCTCACGGCCTTTtcctcgccgccgtcgcgcgcgtggGACACGCTGCACCACGCCGGCCCCcgcgcgagcacgacgaACGAGACGAGTGGCCCGCATAgcaagctgcgcaccgtcgccgtgccgcggtcggcgcgcctcgccacgagtccgtcgtcggcgcactcgtcgctgggcagcacgccgctgcagctcgggaGCTCGCAAGAGTGGCCGGACATGCGCCCCTCGTCCCTGCCCGAGCACCGTGCTgggcgctcgccgatggGCGCGTGGGCGCACCAATCTCCGGTGCTCCGCGCGACGGACCGCCCTGCGAGCGCCCGGGGCCAGAGCGCGCTGGTGACGTCGGCCCCGTCGCCGATCTGGCACCTGgacgcgcccgacgaggacgcggagGACGCGGATCTGCGTCTTGCGATGGAGCTCTCGCTGGCCGAGTACAACTCCCGTACGTCTACCTAGCTATTCTTCGTCATCGCCCACGACGTGTGCCgtctgctcgaggagcttcTGCTTCTGCGCACGGACCTTGcgtgcgaggcgcagcgcgctctgcagcggcgcctcggccttggcgttGATCTTGTCCGTGAggaagcgctcgacgtggacgtggtgcgccggcgcgaaCTCGACGCCCTGGCGGCGCTGTTCGATCCACGTCGTGTTCTGCACGACCTTGTCCAGGAGCGGGCGCACGgactcggcgaggcgcgcgctgtGCCCCGTCTtgagcacgcggcgcagctgcaccgTGATGGGGATCACGAGCTCCGGGAAGgcgatgctgcgcgcctgcgtcgcgaggaACTCGAGCAGGACAAACGCAAACTcgtccgcgagctgctcggcgtagatgcgcgtgcgcacgtaggcggccggcgcgcggaaCGTCgtctcgaggtcgagcggcttgagcgtcgcgcccttggccttgcgctggaaCTCGGGGCTCTCAAACACCTCGAGAATgagcggcgctgcaggaaTGTAGACGTGCGTGAACTGCATCAGGCGCAGCatcgtgcgcacgacgtgcaggcgcagcgggaagtagcgcgacgtgggcacgaggcgcgcgacgccgagcgcgacctgcacgAGCGGGTAGATGAGCGGGCGCATGTGGCTCGGCCCCTcttcctcgcgctcgtcgctgcaGGCCTTGGCGAGGACCAGCGACCAAAAGTCGAGGCAGTGCAGATAGGGCCAGTTGAGCACGCCCTGGAACTGCTCCTTGGTCTTGATCTTGAGGCAGTTGCGCAGCGAGATGGCGAGCTGGCGGATAAAGCCAAACGCCTGCTGGTACGACGCATCGGGGTGCAGCATAAAGAGCTCGCACGCCGTGTTCTTCATCAAGACAATATTCGGCATGGTATGCGGCGTCGTCTgcctcgtgctgcgcacgagcgtgtGGTACGCGCCCTTGAGGCAGAAGTCGATCATCTCCTCGTcaaaggccgaggcggtggcgaGGTGCAGGCACGAAAaggccgcgaggcgcgtcttGTCTTCGCCGCTGCTCCAGtggtgcagcagctgcttGATATAGTCGCGCGTCACGCGGCGATCGTGGTGCATGTACGGAATCATCTTGGCCGACTCGGTGAGGGCGACATACACCATGTCCGGCTCCGGAAGCGTCTTGAGCAGCTGGATCACGCTCATGAAGTAACTGCGGAtcggccgcgcgagcgtgctcCATTTCTTGGTATTCGTCGCGACCTTGAAGCGgccgtccggcgcgcgTTTCGAGGGGACatggtgctcgacgaccatGGGCATGTACTTGAGCGTGGTAATGAGCAGCTTGGAAAAGACGGCACCGTCGTCGATGCGGTATGCATAGtcgccgccctcgtcgccggtgtgcaccgccgagcgGAAGGCGAgcaggaggcggcgcagcgcacgcagcgagtGGTGCTGCACAAGGTCGCGCtgccagcggcgcagcatgTCGAGCGTCACCACCGGGATcgcctcttcgtcctcctcgtcggcctcggctgGAGCATCGTCGATCATGTCCTCCTCCTGctcatcctcgtcgtcgtcctggCCGAACTTGagcaggtcctcgtcgttcTCCTGCAGGTATTTGTAAAAC
This is a stretch of genomic DNA from Malassezia japonica chromosome 3, complete sequence. It encodes these proteins:
- the NOC2 gene encoding Nucleolar Complex 2 protein (COG:J; BUSCO:EOG09262N5O; EggNog:ENOG503NWMH), which codes for MAKVTKRTKKFVKNHLDKTLQQRREHKKKSAHVRDRHAKQTRRPAAVEDGEEDGEEAAPGEEGASNVDEFLRGGFQADMGDSEEDDDDEDAAAADDGDDDDDDRLDDMEDVSDAEEHAQDLEKLKETDPEFYKYLQENDEDLLKFGQDDDEDEQEEDMIDDAPAEADEEDEEAIPVVTLDMLRRWQRDLVQHHSLRALRRLLLAFRSAVHTGDEGGDYAYRIDDGAVFSKLLITTLKYMPMVVEHHVPSKRAPDGRFKVATNTKKWSTLARPIRSYFMSVIQLLKTLPEPDMVYVALTESAKMIPYMHHDRRVTRDYIKQLLHHWSSGEDKTRLAAFSCLHLATASAFDEEMIDFCLKGAYHTLVRSTRQTTPHTMPNIVLMKNTACELFMLHPDASYQQAFGFIRQLAISLRNCLKIKTKEQFQGVLNWPYLHCLDFWSLVLAKACSDEREEEGPSHMRPLIYPLVQVALGVARLVPTSRYFPLRLHVVRTMLRLMQFTHVYIPAAPLILEVFESPEFQRKAKGATLKPLDLETTFRAPAAYVRTRIYAEQLADEFAFVLLEFLATQARSIAFPELVIPITVQLRRVLKTGHSARLAESVRPLLDKVVQNTTWIEQRRQGVEFAPAHHVHVERFLTDKINAKAEAPLQSALRLARKVRAQKQKLLEQTAHVVGDDEE